In one Pyxidicoccus xibeiensis genomic region, the following are encoded:
- a CDS encoding helix-turn-helix domain-containing protein, with protein MTTESWVSVEDVAKHLGVAKDSVYRWIESRKLPAHRIGRLWKFKLSEVDEWVRAEGAAEHPTRGDR; from the coding sequence ATGACAACAGAGTCTTGGGTCTCGGTCGAAGACGTCGCCAAGCACCTCGGGGTTGCGAAGGATTCGGTGTACCGCTGGATTGAGTCGAGGAAGCTCCCGGCTCACCGAATTGGTCGCCTCTGGAAATTCAAGCTCTCCGAGGTCGATGAGTGGGTTCGCGCTGAAGGCGCCGCCGAGCACCCGACACGGGGAGATCGTTGA
- the secG gene encoding preprotein translocase subunit SecG, producing the protein MLTFVTIVHVLVCVFMIFVILLQPGKDAGMGSALGGGAATSAFGGRGAVTFLSKLTGVFAVLFFISSLGLSFVGLRTSVAAGGSVAAPPPGAAAPAASGPGSVEQPRGETPVPPPPSEGGGNPATNEAAPSATPPAPAPAQ; encoded by the coding sequence ATGCTGACCTTCGTCACGATCGTGCACGTCCTTGTCTGCGTGTTCATGATCTTCGTCATCCTGCTGCAGCCCGGTAAGGACGCGGGCATGGGCTCCGCGCTCGGCGGCGGCGCTGCCACGAGTGCCTTCGGTGGCCGGGGCGCGGTGACGTTCCTGAGCAAGCTCACCGGCGTCTTCGCGGTGCTCTTCTTCATCTCCTCGCTCGGCCTGTCCTTCGTGGGGCTGCGCACCTCGGTGGCGGCTGGCGGCTCGGTTGCCGCGCCTCCTCCCGGGGCGGCCGCTCCGGCGGCGTCCGGCCCGGGCAGCGTGGAGCAGCCGCGCGGTGAGACGCCGGTTCCGCCTCCTCCCTCCGAGGGCGGTGGCAACCCGGCGACGAACGAGGCCGCTCCGTCGGCCACGCCGCCTGCTCCGGCTCCGGCGCAGTAG
- the tpiA gene encoding triose-phosphate isomerase, translating to MAAAVRRRKIVAGNWKMHKTVPEALALVRELRGMVAPLGDTVEVVLAPTFVALQPLHVALEGAPLQLAAQNCHWEASGAFTGEVSAQMLAELGCAYVIVGHSERRQLFGETDESVNKKARAVKAAGMTPIICVGETLAEREGNRTLEVVERQVRGALAGFDAKDVGSFVLAYEPVWAIGTGRNATSAQAQEVHAAIRGLLERLYDGETAGRVRIQYGGSVKPDNAAELLGQPDVDGALVGGASLKAGDFAAIVKAAS from the coding sequence ATGGCCGCCGCGGTTCGTCGTCGGAAGATCGTCGCCGGGAACTGGAAGATGCACAAGACGGTGCCCGAGGCACTGGCGCTGGTGCGTGAGCTGCGGGGGATGGTGGCCCCGCTGGGAGACACGGTGGAGGTGGTGCTGGCGCCGACGTTCGTGGCGCTGCAGCCGCTCCACGTGGCGCTGGAGGGCGCGCCGCTGCAACTGGCGGCGCAGAACTGCCACTGGGAGGCGTCCGGAGCCTTCACCGGCGAGGTCTCCGCGCAGATGCTGGCGGAGCTCGGGTGTGCCTACGTCATCGTGGGCCACTCGGAGCGCCGGCAGCTCTTCGGTGAGACGGACGAGTCGGTGAACAAGAAGGCCCGGGCGGTGAAAGCGGCGGGGATGACGCCCATCATCTGCGTGGGCGAGACGCTGGCCGAGCGCGAGGGGAACCGGACGCTGGAGGTGGTGGAGCGCCAGGTGCGCGGGGCGCTGGCCGGGTTCGACGCGAAGGACGTGGGCAGCTTCGTCCTGGCGTACGAGCCGGTGTGGGCGATTGGGACGGGGCGCAACGCCACGTCGGCGCAGGCGCAGGAGGTCCACGCGGCGATCCGGGGCCTGCTCGAGCGGCTGTACGACGGGGAGACGGCCGGGCGGGTGCGCATCCAGTACGGCGGCAGCGTGAAGCCGGACAACGCGGCGGAATTGCTGGGGCAGCCGGACGTGGACGGGGCGCTGGTGGGCGGAGCGAGCCTGAAGGCGGGCGACTTCGCGGCCATCGTCAAGGCGGCCAGCTAG